In Mixophyes fleayi isolate aMixFle1 chromosome 4, aMixFle1.hap1, whole genome shotgun sequence, the following proteins share a genomic window:
- the CHRNB4 gene encoding neuronal acetylcholine receptor subunit beta-4 produces MGDLTSLLLLSVFILADYSKAADSEERLMDTLLKKDRYNKLIRPAYNNTQLVSIQLQLSLAQLISVNEREQIMTTNVWLNQEWVDYRLTWNPAEYDDIRKLRIPSKQIWLPDIVLYNNADGTYEVSLFTNAIVQYNGSIAWLPPAIYKSACKIEVKHFPFDQQNCTLKFRSWTYDYTEIDLVLSTGSASMDDFTPSGEWDIIKLPGRRTVNPLDPTYVDVTYDFIIKRKPLFYTINLIIPCILITSLAILVFYLPSDCGQKMTLCISVLLALTVFLLLISKIVPPTSLDVPLIGKYLMFTMVLVTFSIVTSVCVLNVHHRSPSTHTMPSWVKSCFLDRLPVFLFIKRPEYNSSSQKRRSCQQNTHLDSCRNSGCFANAANPKTNDQRVYEQAEHSRNQDVRNRHSRKFSPQVQEAMEGVSFIADHMKSDDEDQSIIEDWKYVAMVVDRLFLWIFIIVCVAGTVGLFMQPLLQNQAPSGSH; encoded by the exons ATAGCAAAGCAGCGGATTCAGAAGAGAGACTAATGGACACTCTTTTGAAGAAAGATAGATATAATAAACTCATTCGTCCAGCTTATAACAATACACAGCTGGTGTCCATCCAGCTCCAGTTGTCTCTGGCTCAACTCATCAGTGTG AATGAACGGGAGCAAATTATGACAACTAATGTATGGCTTAATCAG GAGTGGGTGGACTATCGATTGACCTGGAATCCAGCTGAGTATGACGATATAAGGAAACTTCGTATTCCATCTAAACAGATCTGGCTGCCGGACATTGTGCTCTACAATAA TGCTGATGGTACATATGAGGTCTCCCTGTTCACCAACGCAATCGTGCAGTACAATGGAAGCATCGCTTGGCTACCTCCAGCTATTTACAAGAGTGCATGCAAAATAGAAGTCAAACATTTCCCCTTCGACCAGCAGAACTGCACTCTGAAGTTTCGTTCCTGGACTTATGATTACACAGAAATTGATCTTGTGCTTAGTACAGGCTCGGCCAGTATGGACGACTTCACACCAAGTGGAGAATGGGATATCATAAAACTTCCCGGAAGGAGAACTGTCAACCCACTCGATCCAACCTATGTTGATGTAACATATGATTTTATCATCAAAAGAAAACCTCTTTTCTATACGATCAATTTGATCATTCCTTGTATTCTTATTACCTCATTAGCGATATTGGTGTTTTACCTTCCTTCGGACTGTGGACAGAAGATGACCTTGTGTATATCTGTTCTCCTAGCGCTGACTGTATTTCTGCTTCTAATATCAAAAATCGTCCCACCAACTTCTCTTGACGTTCCACTCATTGGGAAGTACCTGATGTTCACTATGGTGCTGGTGACATTTTCCATTGTCACTAGTGTTTGCGTCCTTAATGTCCACCACAGGTCTCCTagcacacacacaatgccatcgTGGGTAAAGAGCTGTTTTTTGGATAGGCTTCCAGTGTTTCTGTTCATAAAAAGACCAGAGTATAACTCTTCCAGTCAGAAACGGCGCAGTTGCCAGCAGAACACACACCTGGACTCATGCAGGAACTCTGGCTGCTTTGCAAATGCTGCTAATCCAAAAACAAATGATCAGAGAGTTTATGAACAGGCTGAACATTCTAGAAACCAGGATGTCCGAAATAGACACTCCAGAAAGTTCTCTCCACAAGTTCAAGAAGCTATGGAGGGTGTGAGCTTTATAGCAGATCACATGAAAAGTGACGATGAAGACCAAAGT ATAATCGAAGACTGGAAGTATGTTGCCATGGTCGTGGATAGACTGTTTCTATGGATTTTTATCATTGTTTGCGTTGCAGGAACTGTTGGACTTTTCATGCAGCCTCTTCTGCAAAACCAGGCACCATCTGGAAGTCATTAG